The proteins below come from a single Methanomassiliicoccus sp. genomic window:
- the hisD gene encoding histidinol dehydrogenase translates to MLKQVDIERWNSRRRGSLSEARGPVVDIISQVREKGDEALFELTERFDKVRLEHLKVTREEIEEAYREVDGALVDALRTSKANIEAFHRMQRPADMWTREVSPGLVLGVKTTPLDSVGIYVPGGRASYPSTVLMCSVPARVAGVPHVIMCTPPPVSPLTLVAADISGVDAIYKVGGAQAIAAMAIGTKSISPVQKIVGPGNIYVTTAKMALRDLVEIDSPAGPSEIAVLADSTADEGFIAADILAQAEHDPNAACILITTDETLASKVGREIEKMIVRSERKEIIERSLQNCGYVLARDEASAVELVNFIAPEHLSIQVGDPQKALQGVRNAGSIFVGRYAAVALGDYASGTNHVLPTAGFAHVHSGLDVPQFMKRSSVQIVEREG, encoded by the coding sequence ATGTTGAAGCAGGTGGACATCGAAAGATGGAACAGCAGACGGCGCGGCAGCCTCTCTGAGGCCCGGGGTCCGGTGGTAGATATCATATCCCAGGTGCGGGAGAAGGGGGACGAGGCCCTTTTCGAGCTCACCGAGAGGTTCGACAAGGTCCGCCTGGAGCATCTCAAAGTGACCAGGGAGGAGATAGAGGAGGCCTACCGCGAGGTGGACGGCGCTCTGGTGGATGCGCTCAGAACTTCCAAGGCGAACATCGAGGCCTTCCACCGCATGCAGAGGCCGGCCGATATGTGGACCCGAGAGGTATCCCCCGGCCTGGTGCTGGGTGTGAAGACCACCCCCCTGGACAGCGTAGGCATCTACGTTCCCGGAGGCCGGGCGTCCTACCCCTCGACCGTCCTCATGTGTTCTGTGCCCGCTAGGGTGGCTGGTGTCCCCCACGTCATCATGTGCACCCCACCACCGGTGAGCCCCCTTACGCTGGTCGCGGCCGACATCTCGGGTGTGGACGCCATCTACAAGGTTGGCGGAGCCCAGGCCATAGCGGCTATGGCTATCGGGACCAAGAGCATCTCCCCGGTGCAGAAGATCGTTGGTCCGGGTAACATCTATGTGACCACGGCCAAGATGGCCCTGAGGGACCTGGTGGAGATAGACTCTCCCGCCGGCCCATCGGAGATCGCGGTACTGGCCGATTCCACCGCGGACGAGGGCTTCATCGCCGCGGACATCTTGGCGCAGGCGGAGCATGATCCCAACGCCGCATGCATCCTGATCACCACCGATGAGACCCTGGCCTCCAAGGTGGGAAGGGAGATCGAGAAGATGATAGTGCGCTCGGAAAGGAAGGAGATCATCGAGAGGTCACTGCAGAACTGCGGCTATGTCCTGGCCCGTGACGAAGCATCCGCAGTGGAGCTGGTGAATTTCATTGCTCCTGAACACCTGTCCATCCAGGTGGGCGATCCCCAGAAGGCACTACAGGGCGTACGCAACGCCGGCTCGATCTTCGTTGGACGCTATGCCGCGGTGGCGCTGGGGGACTACGCCTCCGGGACCAACCACGTCCTCCCCACCGCCGGCTTCGCTCACGTACATTCTGGTCTGGACGTCCCTCAGTTCATGAAGCGAAGCTCGGTCCAGATCGTGGAGCGGGAGGG
- a CDS encoding lipoyl synthase, which translates to MVVGGKPEWLKVRASTGDVFPKVRETLRSCGLRTICDSAHCPNLGYCWSLGHATFLILGRTCTRSCAFCAVDHGVPEPLDREEPMRIASAVAELGLKHVVITSVTRDDLPDQGAGQYRAVVDAIHSEHPSASIELLIPDMRASEDDLRSIVESGPDVLGHNIETVRRLQDIRDPRSTYEGTLETLRTIRRLDPYMVTKSSLMLGLGERYDEVIETLGDLRKAGTETVVMGQYLRPRNGLLEVHEYVHPEIFQRLSKEAQDLGFRHVASGPLMRSSFPTL; encoded by the coding sequence ATGGTCGTCGGAGGAAAGCCCGAATGGTTGAAGGTGAGAGCGTCAACCGGGGACGTATTCCCCAAGGTCCGGGAAACGCTCCGTTCCTGCGGTCTCCGTACAATATGCGACTCGGCCCACTGTCCTAACCTGGGATACTGCTGGTCGCTAGGACATGCAACTTTCCTCATCCTGGGCCGTACCTGCACCCGCAGCTGTGCCTTCTGCGCGGTGGACCATGGGGTGCCTGAACCCCTGGACCGGGAGGAGCCGATGAGGATCGCCTCGGCGGTGGCGGAACTGGGATTGAAGCATGTGGTGATCACGTCAGTGACCAGGGATGATCTGCCAGATCAGGGTGCGGGGCAATACCGTGCGGTGGTGGACGCCATACACAGCGAGCATCCAAGCGCAAGCATCGAGCTGCTGATACCGGACATGCGCGCCTCCGAGGACGACCTCCGCTCAATCGTGGAGTCCGGGCCCGATGTGCTCGGCCACAACATCGAGACCGTCAGGCGCCTTCAGGACATAAGGGACCCCCGGTCCACATACGAAGGCACACTGGAGACCCTGCGGACCATCAGGAGGTTGGACCCTTATATGGTGACCAAGAGCTCCCTCATGCTGGGCCTGGGAGAGCGGTACGATGAGGTCATCGAAACCCTGGGGGACCTGCGGAAGGCAGGAACGGAAACGGTCGTCATGGGCCAGTACCTCCGTCCCCGGAACGGCCTACTGGAGGTCCACGAGTACGTACATCCGGAGATATTCCAGAGGCTCTCCAAGGAGGCGCAGGACCTGGGGTTCCGCCATGTGGCCTCCGGTCCTCTCATGAGGAGCTCTTTCCCCACCCTTTAA
- a CDS encoding cation transporter — protein sequence MIAAIIGNLAIAIVKFIAAALTGSSAMISEGIHSIVDTGNGILLLLGLKRAKRPADESHPFGYGKSLYFWTNIVAISIFGIGGGMSLYEGITYILAVTPSTVLGDPTAAYIVLAIAILIESVTFAIAIRQFNQAKGVKSSMEFLKESKDPSLYTVVLEDSAALLGLVFAFLGIFFGHLFHNPYLDGLASIAIGILLMSVAWFLAHRTSGLLLGEGVSREMLADIRKRVEADPSVERSGDILTMYLGPHDLLINMGVCFVVGTTAEQMHEAIRRIEAELRKAYPETNRVYIEAESLPAVATKCPD from the coding sequence ATCATAGCGGCCATCATCGGGAACCTGGCCATCGCCATTGTCAAGTTCATCGCCGCCGCTTTAACCGGCTCCTCGGCCATGATCTCTGAGGGCATCCACTCCATCGTGGACACAGGTAACGGGATCCTCCTGCTCCTGGGATTGAAACGGGCCAAGCGGCCTGCCGACGAGAGCCATCCCTTCGGGTACGGCAAGTCGTTGTACTTCTGGACGAATATCGTCGCAATATCCATCTTCGGCATCGGCGGTGGAATGTCCCTATACGAGGGCATCACGTACATCCTGGCAGTGACCCCCAGCACGGTGCTGGGGGACCCAACGGCTGCGTACATCGTGCTCGCGATAGCCATCCTCATCGAGAGTGTCACATTCGCGATCGCCATAAGACAGTTCAACCAAGCGAAGGGCGTGAAGAGCTCCATGGAGTTCTTGAAGGAGTCCAAGGACCCAAGCCTCTACACTGTGGTCCTCGAGGACAGTGCCGCACTGCTCGGCCTTGTCTTCGCGTTCCTTGGCATATTCTTCGGTCACTTGTTCCACAACCCATACCTCGATGGCTTGGCATCCATCGCCATCGGTATTCTTCTGATGAGCGTTGCTTGGTTCCTGGCCCACCGGACCAGCGGCCTGCTGCTTGGTGAGGGCGTCAGCAGGGAAATGCTGGCGGACATCCGGAAGCGTGTGGAGGCGGACCCCTCGGTGGAGCGCTCCGGGGACATCCTCACGATGTACCTGGGCCCGCACGATCTGCTCATCAACATGGGCGTGTGCTTCGTCGTCGGCACCACGGCCGAGCAGATGCATGAGGCCATCCGCCGCATCGAGGCTGAGCTCCGTAAAGCGTATCCTGAGACCAACAGAGTGTATATCGAAGCTGAATCGCTGCCTGCCGTAGCCACGAAATGTCCAGATTGA
- a CDS encoding flavin reductase family protein, with amino-acid sequence MSEEVKLNLGAIEAVMQLPPAPVMLLAVGENDPNVTTIGMFNVFSVDPTIIGIGIKSSRFSYKLLEESDDFSLNVPGKDLLEKVMRCGQHSGSRLNKFSEVGLTPRPGSRIRSPTIAECPFTLEVKKLENIDRSDWDHIWYMGKVVHADIDKDYDRSNVLLYWDGEFWTPEMVKGKE; translated from the coding sequence ATGTCCGAGGAGGTTAAGTTGAACCTGGGAGCCATAGAAGCGGTGATGCAGCTGCCGCCTGCTCCCGTCATGCTGCTGGCCGTGGGTGAGAACGATCCGAACGTGACCACCATAGGGATGTTTAACGTGTTCTCCGTGGACCCCACCATCATAGGAATAGGAATAAAGTCCTCACGGTTCAGCTACAAGCTGCTCGAGGAGAGCGACGATTTCTCTCTCAATGTTCCCGGGAAGGACCTGCTGGAGAAGGTGATGAGGTGTGGACAGCATTCCGGAAGCAGGTTGAACAAGTTCTCCGAGGTCGGTCTTACGCCTAGGCCCGGCAGCAGGATCCGATCCCCCACCATCGCAGAGTGCCCGTTCACCCTGGAGGTGAAGAAGCTGGAGAACATCGACCGCAGTGACTGGGACCACATATGGTACATGGGCAAGGTAGTCCATGCGGACATCGACAAGGACTATGACCGGAGCAACGTACTCCTTTATTGGGACGGTGAGTTCTGGACACCGGAAATGGTCAAGGGAAAGGAGTGA
- a CDS encoding SDR family NAD(P)-dependent oxidoreductase, with protein MMSSKEREWSAETVGRIDDLNIIVTGGASGLGARISRILAEKGGRITIADIDTRGAGMVADEIRRSVPGAEPEVRRLDLGDLSSVERFSAAYRAEHDQLGLLLNNAGIMTPPYRTTAQGFESQWGVNHLGHFALTAGLLELLAATPGSRVVVQTSCVHRGGNIRFSDISSERSYSPWRAYKQSKLATLLFARELHRRLELAGLGSPACVGSHPGLVNTPLYQNTQLMRWYLRPFMHSIDDGVQPALRACLDPLVKGGELIGPDGWMEFKGRPVRVRPHNRGRDMDLATRVWELSEGMTGIDLGAHITSMGRR; from the coding sequence ATGATGAGCTCGAAGGAGAGGGAGTGGAGCGCGGAGACCGTAGGCCGCATCGATGACCTGAACATCATCGTCACCGGCGGAGCCTCCGGTCTGGGGGCGAGGATCTCCCGCATCCTGGCGGAGAAGGGTGGTCGGATCACCATAGCCGACATCGACACCAGGGGCGCAGGGATGGTGGCCGATGAGATCCGCCGGTCCGTACCCGGCGCGGAGCCTGAGGTCCGGAGACTGGACCTGGGGGACCTGAGCTCAGTGGAGCGCTTTTCTGCAGCGTACCGGGCTGAGCATGACCAGCTGGGCCTTCTCCTGAACAATGCCGGCATCATGACCCCTCCTTACCGGACGACGGCGCAGGGATTCGAGTCCCAGTGGGGGGTGAACCACCTGGGCCACTTCGCCCTCACTGCAGGACTGCTCGAACTGCTCGCCGCGACCCCCGGGTCGCGGGTGGTGGTGCAGACCAGCTGTGTACACCGAGGAGGCAATATCCGCTTCTCGGACATCAGCTCCGAGCGGTCGTACTCGCCTTGGCGCGCATATAAGCAGAGCAAGCTCGCTACCCTGCTCTTCGCTCGTGAGCTGCACCGCCGGCTGGAGCTCGCCGGGCTGGGATCGCCGGCCTGTGTGGGCTCCCACCCCGGCCTGGTGAACACCCCGCTGTATCAGAACACCCAGCTCATGCGGTGGTACCTGCGCCCGTTCATGCATAGCATCGATGACGGGGTCCAGCCTGCCCTGAGAGCTTGCCTCGATCCGTTGGTGAAGGGCGGGGAGCTCATCGGTCCCGACGGATGGATGGAGTTCAAGGGCCGACCGGTGAGGGTGCGGCCTCACAACCGGGGAAGGGACATGGATCTGGCGACCAGGGTATGGGAGCTGTCGGAGGGGATGACAGGCATCGACCTCGGCGCTCATATCACATCTATGGGCCGCCGGTGA
- a CDS encoding DUF2769 domain-containing protein produces the protein MRNIDELNRMTPEKRKAEIASMRSKCPCAKCPSFTECAKERDEKMFCFYGRSPDCISRELKCICPKCPVHAEFGFKGLHYCTRGGERTTPKRF, from the coding sequence ATGCGCAACATCGATGAACTTAACCGGATGACGCCGGAGAAGAGGAAGGCCGAGATCGCGAGCATGCGGTCGAAGTGCCCGTGCGCCAAGTGCCCCTCCTTCACGGAGTGTGCCAAGGAACGGGACGAGAAGATGTTCTGCTTCTACGGGCGCTCCCCGGACTGCATATCGCGTGAGCTGAAGTGCATCTGCCCCAAGTGTCCGGTGCACGCGGAGTTCGGGTTCAAAGGCCTGCATTATTGCACCCGGGGTGGCGAGAGGACGACCCCCAAGCGGTTCTGA
- a CDS encoding thioredoxin family protein → MSEAGDRLIFFWGRECPHCAKLHPIITEVSEELAKENGRGIEEKEVWHSEENAKLMRSYGQALKKACGGSLGVPALYNEKTKKALCGMRTTKEQVLEWAKE, encoded by the coding sequence ATGAGCGAGGCGGGAGACCGATTGATCTTCTTCTGGGGCCGGGAATGTCCCCACTGTGCGAAGCTTCACCCCATCATTACTGAGGTCAGTGAAGAGCTCGCCAAGGAGAACGGCCGGGGTATCGAGGAGAAGGAGGTCTGGCACTCGGAGGAGAACGCCAAACTGATGCGTTCCTACGGTCAGGCCTTGAAGAAGGCCTGCGGCGGGTCCCTGGGCGTGCCCGCGCTGTACAATGAGAAGACCAAGAAGGCCCTCTGCGGCATGAGGACCACCAAGGAGCAGGTCCTAGAGTGGGCCAAGGAGTAG
- a CDS encoding DUF2769 domain-containing protein, producing MDAYEKLRGDLDSSVKEDRERAIEALRSECMCPGCPIYNKCAEEAGELLYCFLGRSQGCITSEDLGCVCLMDCPVANRAGLDNLFYCTKGTEAEIRKNPPE from the coding sequence ATGGACGCTTACGAGAAGTTGCGGGGCGACCTAGACTCCAGTGTCAAAGAGGACAGGGAGAGAGCGATCGAGGCGCTGAGGTCCGAGTGCATGTGCCCGGGCTGCCCTATATACAACAAGTGTGCCGAGGAGGCGGGGGAGCTACTTTACTGCTTCCTGGGGCGCAGCCAAGGATGCATCACCAGCGAGGACCTGGGGTGCGTATGCCTGATGGACTGCCCGGTGGCGAACCGGGCGGGACTGGACAATCTGTTCTACTGCACCAAGGGCACCGAGGCGGAGATCAGGAAAAACCCGCCGGAGTGA
- the pdhA gene encoding pyruvate dehydrogenase (acetyl-transferring) E1 component subunit alpha yields MLIEDYDPLKKRMLQVLDQDGELVTPSLDPHLDTEILNRAYRTMVLARQIDEKAVILQRQGRLGAYPPNRGQEAASLGPAMVIGKDDWLVWAFRELAGLLWKGLDPLRLYLYWMGNEEGSHYPPELRVLPAVIPVGSQLPIAVGMAYASMIRKEGTVTLSYCGDGATSTGDFHEALNSAGTFRTPNVFVVQNNQWAISMPRQRQTAAPTLAQKAVAYGFPGIMVDGNDVLAMYIATQEAVGRARRGEGPTLIEAFTYRMGNHTTSDDAKKYRLEEELKEWEGRDPLVRLKAYLMSKGILDERANEIIHSEAKEETERIVAEAERFPRPTVDDVFIHTYGQMPPMLSAQLERSRRTEGGGR; encoded by the coding sequence ATGTTGATAGAAGACTACGATCCCCTCAAGAAGAGGATGCTGCAGGTGCTTGACCAGGACGGGGAGCTAGTGACCCCATCCTTGGACCCCCATCTCGATACCGAGATCCTTAATAGGGCGTATCGCACCATGGTGCTGGCCAGACAGATCGACGAGAAGGCGGTGATCCTGCAGCGCCAGGGCCGTCTGGGGGCATACCCTCCAAACAGAGGTCAGGAGGCCGCGTCCCTCGGTCCCGCCATGGTCATCGGCAAGGACGACTGGCTCGTCTGGGCCTTCCGGGAGCTGGCAGGGCTGCTGTGGAAAGGGCTGGACCCGCTGAGGCTCTACCTCTATTGGATGGGGAACGAGGAGGGAAGCCATTATCCACCGGAGCTGAGGGTCCTTCCCGCGGTCATCCCAGTAGGCTCCCAGCTCCCCATCGCCGTGGGAATGGCCTACGCGTCCATGATACGAAAGGAGGGGACGGTCACCCTAAGCTATTGTGGCGATGGGGCCACCTCCACCGGTGACTTCCATGAGGCCCTGAATTCCGCAGGGACGTTCCGCACCCCCAACGTGTTCGTTGTCCAAAACAACCAATGGGCCATATCCATGCCCCGCCAACGCCAGACCGCGGCCCCTACGCTGGCCCAGAAGGCCGTGGCGTACGGGTTCCCGGGCATCATGGTGGACGGCAACGACGTGCTGGCGATGTACATCGCCACCCAGGAGGCGGTGGGGCGCGCCCGCCGGGGAGAGGGTCCCACGCTGATCGAGGCGTTCACCTACCGCATGGGGAACCACACCACGTCGGACGATGCCAAGAAGTACCGCCTCGAGGAGGAGCTGAAGGAATGGGAGGGACGCGATCCCCTGGTCCGTCTCAAGGCCTACCTCATGAGCAAGGGCATACTCGACGAGAGGGCGAATGAGATCATTCACAGCGAGGCCAAGGAGGAGACGGAGCGCATAGTGGCGGAGGCGGAGAGGTTCCCCCGGCCTACCGTGGACGATGTTTTCATCCACACCTACGGCCAGATGCCTCCGATGCTATCCGCGCAGCTGGAACGCTCCCGACGTACTGAAGGAGGTGGGAGGTGA
- a CDS encoding 2-oxo acid dehydrogenase subunit E2, whose protein sequence is MAMEFKFPDLGEGVTEGEIKKWLVKEGDLVKKDQSIAEVETDKAIVEMPSPYSGRMGKISFPEGGIVKVGEVLATIEEGEEGEPAGTGSVSVVGELPVGEEIVVSSRTEVRAPAAVQATPAVRRLARDLGVDISAVKGTGPEGRVVENDVRGAGAVTEKPTVPKVQPKFDLYGWVERRPLRGVRRAVAKHMMEAQSKAALVTTQDTADVTELVALREKVKDQVMESKGVKLTYLPFIMKAVIAALQRNPVLNSSMDEETGEIVIKKYYNLGVAVATEDGLMVPVVKATDQKDIIALAAELKTLSEAANERKVDLADLKGGTFSITNYGVFGGTFATPIPNHPEAAILGTGRIYDAPRIVDGEVRPRKVLDLSLTFDHRIMDGAEAARFLTDLRRFLESPELLLLGI, encoded by the coding sequence ATGGCCATGGAGTTCAAGTTCCCCGACCTCGGGGAGGGAGTGACTGAGGGTGAGATAAAGAAGTGGTTGGTCAAGGAAGGGGACCTGGTGAAAAAGGACCAGTCCATAGCCGAGGTGGAGACCGACAAGGCCATCGTGGAGATGCCCTCACCCTACTCCGGCCGCATGGGAAAGATCAGTTTTCCCGAGGGCGGCATCGTCAAGGTGGGGGAGGTGCTCGCCACCATCGAGGAAGGTGAGGAGGGCGAGCCGGCCGGGACGGGATCGGTCTCGGTGGTGGGAGAGCTTCCGGTGGGCGAGGAGATCGTGGTCAGCAGCCGGACGGAAGTAAGGGCGCCCGCTGCGGTACAGGCCACCCCCGCAGTGCGCAGGCTGGCCCGTGACCTGGGAGTGGATATATCCGCCGTGAAAGGCACAGGCCCTGAAGGCAGGGTGGTGGAGAATGATGTCCGGGGGGCGGGGGCGGTTACGGAGAAGCCGACCGTTCCCAAGGTCCAGCCGAAGTTCGACCTCTATGGCTGGGTTGAGCGGAGGCCGCTGAGGGGGGTGCGCCGTGCGGTCGCCAAGCACATGATGGAAGCCCAGAGCAAGGCCGCGCTGGTAACCACCCAGGACACCGCGGACGTGACCGAACTGGTGGCCCTGCGGGAGAAGGTGAAGGACCAGGTCATGGAATCGAAGGGGGTGAAGCTCACCTACCTACCTTTCATCATGAAGGCGGTCATCGCCGCCCTCCAGAGGAACCCGGTCCTCAACTCCTCCATGGACGAGGAGACCGGGGAGATCGTCATAAAGAAATACTATAACCTGGGCGTGGCCGTGGCCACGGAGGATGGTCTCATGGTTCCAGTGGTCAAGGCCACCGATCAGAAGGACATTATCGCGCTGGCCGCCGAACTGAAGACGCTTTCCGAGGCCGCCAACGAGCGCAAGGTCGATCTGGCCGATCTCAAGGGAGGCACCTTCTCCATCACCAACTACGGCGTGTTCGGCGGCACTTTCGCCACTCCCATACCCAACCATCCTGAGGCGGCCATCCTGGGGACCGGCCGGATCTATGATGCGCCTCGGATCGTCGACGGGGAGGTGAGGCCGAGGAAGGTCCTGGACCTATCCCTCACCTTCGACCACCGGATTATGGACGGGGCGGAGGCGGCCAGGTTCCTAACGGACCTGAGGCGGTTCCTGGAGAGCCCGGAGCTGCTGCTACTGGGCATCTAG
- a CDS encoding alpha-ketoacid dehydrogenase subunit beta, producing the protein MPVLNMVSALNQALAEEMAEDPSVVVLGEDVGRDGGVFRVTEGLLDRFGAERVLDTPLAEMAIAGMAVGMALNGLRPVAEIQFMGFSYLTLSTLISHASRMRNRTRGGMHVPMVMRMPYGAGVKALEHHSESMEALFVQVPGLKVVVPSTPREAKGLLISAIRDPDPVIFLEPTRSYRLMKEEVEEGTFAIPLGESRQVREGDDITVVGWGAMMPLIDKAVESASRKGIGCDVLDLRTLSPMDSNAVLSSVRRTGHCVIVQEAPMTGGLAAELIARINEGALLSLEAPVERVTAPDIVVPLPQGERYYYMTAGRIEDAIDRVVNF; encoded by the coding sequence ATGCCCGTCCTGAACATGGTCTCCGCTCTGAACCAGGCCTTGGCGGAGGAGATGGCGGAGGATCCCTCGGTGGTGGTCCTGGGCGAGGACGTGGGAAGGGATGGCGGGGTCTTCCGGGTGACCGAGGGCCTCCTCGACCGCTTCGGGGCAGAGAGAGTTTTGGACACCCCGCTGGCGGAGATGGCCATCGCAGGCATGGCCGTGGGGATGGCGCTGAACGGCCTGAGGCCGGTGGCGGAGATCCAGTTCATGGGCTTCTCCTACCTCACGCTCAGTACGTTGATCTCCCACGCTTCCCGCATGCGGAACCGCACCCGCGGAGGCATGCATGTGCCCATGGTCATGAGGATGCCCTACGGGGCGGGCGTGAAGGCGCTGGAGCATCACTCCGAGAGCATGGAGGCGCTTTTCGTCCAGGTCCCCGGACTGAAGGTGGTGGTCCCGTCGACCCCTCGCGAGGCCAAAGGTCTCCTGATCTCCGCGATACGCGATCCTGACCCGGTCATTTTCTTAGAGCCTACCAGGAGCTACCGTTTGATGAAGGAGGAGGTCGAGGAAGGGACCTTCGCCATTCCTCTCGGAGAGTCCCGACAGGTGCGGGAAGGTGACGACATAACCGTGGTGGGATGGGGAGCGATGATGCCCCTCATCGACAAGGCGGTGGAATCGGCCAGTAGGAAGGGGATAGGGTGCGATGTCCTGGACCTTAGGACCCTATCTCCCATGGACAGCAACGCGGTGCTATCCTCAGTCCGCAGGACGGGGCACTGCGTCATAGTCCAGGAGGCGCCCATGACCGGCGGCCTGGCCGCGGAGCTGATCGCCCGGATCAACGAGGGGGCTCTCCTCTCGCTGGAGGCTCCGGTGGAGAGGGTCACGGCACCGGACATCGTGGTGCCCCTTCCCCAGGGAGAGAGATATTATTACATGACGGCAGGGAGGATAGAAGATGCCATCGACAGGGTCGTCAATTTCTAG
- a CDS encoding peptidylprolyl isomerase, with amino-acid sequence MVTKVHAAHILVKDQAKAYELLARIKSGEKFETIAKEYSTCPSKNKGGDLGTFGRGQMVKKFEDAAFGAKKGEVVGPVKTEFGYHLIKVIDSQ; translated from the coding sequence ATGGTTACCAAAGTTCACGCCGCCCATATACTGGTCAAGGACCAGGCCAAGGCATACGAGCTGCTCGCCCGGATCAAGTCCGGGGAAAAGTTCGAGACCATCGCCAAGGAGTATTCCACGTGCCCCTCCAAGAACAAGGGAGGAGACCTGGGAACCTTCGGACGCGGACAGATGGTCAAGAAGTTCGAGGACGCGGCCTTCGGCGCCAAGAAGGGTGAGGTAGTGGGACCGGTAAAGACCGAGTTCGGGTACCACCTCATCAAGGTCATCGACAGCCAGTAA
- a CDS encoding thioredoxin family protein codes for MKIEMFYSMSCGKCRILETVVHTALEDLKMDVEVEKLLNPEQAMERGAMSQPAMWIDEKLVVQGRVPLVSEMKEMILKARDGQA; via the coding sequence ATGAAGATCGAGATGTTCTACTCAATGAGCTGTGGGAAGTGCCGCATCCTGGAGACGGTCGTGCACACCGCCCTGGAGGACCTCAAGATGGACGTTGAGGTGGAAAAGCTGCTCAATCCCGAACAGGCCATGGAGCGTGGGGCCATGTCCCAGCCGGCGATGTGGATCGATGAAAAACTGGTCGTCCAGGGCCGGGTCCCGCTGGTGAGCGAGATGAAGGAGATGATCCTGAAAGCGAGGGACGGGCAGGCCTAA
- a CDS encoding lipoate--protein ligase family protein, which produces MIWRLLPFEHGQAAMNMAIDEAISEGVARKISPPTIRFYGWTPSAVSIGCFQNILQEVDVEECRRQAVDVVRRRTGGGTVFHDQEGEVTYSVIAPEMMMGMDILASYRTVCGWVIDALSDLGITAEFAPINDITVNGKKVSGCAQTRRGGAFLQHGTVLHSLDARRMFSLLRVDREKLAQKGLGSAEQRVTSVLELCDCTRNELLASLRGAFLRGKEHTTAELSVGERDRALELVRSRYGDRGWTFSR; this is translated from the coding sequence GTGATCTGGAGGCTGCTTCCGTTCGAGCATGGCCAGGCCGCTATGAACATGGCCATCGATGAGGCGATAAGCGAAGGAGTTGCCCGAAAGATATCACCTCCGACCATAAGGTTCTACGGCTGGACCCCTTCGGCGGTAAGCATAGGATGCTTCCAGAACATACTGCAAGAGGTGGACGTGGAGGAGTGCCGCCGACAGGCTGTGGACGTTGTCCGCCGGCGCACCGGTGGCGGTACGGTATTCCACGATCAGGAAGGGGAGGTCACCTACAGCGTGATCGCGCCCGAGATGATGATGGGGATGGACATCCTGGCATCGTACCGCACTGTCTGCGGCTGGGTCATCGACGCCCTGTCCGATCTGGGCATCACCGCCGAGTTCGCACCCATCAATGACATCACTGTGAACGGGAAGAAAGTCTCCGGCTGTGCCCAGACCAGGCGGGGGGGTGCGTTCCTGCAGCACGGGACGGTGCTCCACTCCCTTGATGCCAGAAGGATGTTCTCCCTGCTCAGGGTGGACCGGGAGAAGCTGGCACAGAAGGGCCTAGGATCCGCGGAGCAGCGTGTGACCTCGGTGTTGGAGCTCTGCGACTGCACCCGGAACGAGCTGCTGGCCAGCCTGAGAGGCGCGTTCCTCAGGGGCAAGGAGCATACCACCGCCGAACTATCCGTAGGCGAGAGGGACAGGGCCCTGGAGCTGGTGCGGTCTCGGTACGGCGACCGGGGATGGACCTTCTCCCGCTAG